The genomic DNA GCCCTTGCCCATCCTCGCCGTACTCCCGCCGACACTGCGCCCGATTGCTGGACTATGGCGCCAAGCCGGTTGCGGTTCGGTTTCCGATTTGCCAATGCCGCCATGGAACCTTATGTCTGGCTGCCTGGACTGGCAACGACGGCACCCTATGGCGCGGGCTTTCTTATTCGTTCTCGATTCTTTCGGCATAGGCGGAGCAGCCGACGCCGGACGCTACGGCGACACCGGCGCCAACACGTTCGGACATATCGCGCAGGCCTGCGCCGAGGGCCGGGCGGATCGCGAAGGGTTGCGCCGGGGGCCGCTCGCCGTGCCCAACATGGTCTCGCTCGGGCTCGCGCGGGCGGCAGAGACGGCGACAGGGCTGAAGCTCGACCTCGACATGCCGTTGCTTGCCTCGTCCTTCCATGGCGCCGCCCAGGAGGTCTCGAGCGGCAAGGACACGCCTTCGGGCCATTGGGAGATCGCCGGCCTGCCGGTGCGTTTCGACTGGGGCTATTTTCCCGATACCGCGCCGGCCTTCCCGGCCGCGTTGACGGAAGCGATCATCCGCGAAGGTCAGGTGCCGGGCATCCTCGGTGATTGCCATGCGCCCGGAACCGAGATCATCGAGCGCTTCGGCGAGGAGCACATCCGCACCGGCAAGCCGATCTGTTACACCTCAGTGGACTCCGTGTTGCAGATCGCAGCGCACGAGACGCATTTCGGCCTGGAGCGACTTTACGAGCTTTGCCTGACGGTGCGCCGGCTGGTGGATCCGCTGAAGATCGGGCGGGTGATCGCGCGGCCCTTCGTCGGCGAGACGTCAGCCACCTTCCAGCGCACCCACAACCGCCGCGACTATGCCGTGCCGCCGCCGGAGCCGACCTTGCTCGACCGGCTGACGAAACGTGGCAGCAAGGTCATCGCCGTCGGCAAGATCGGCGACATCTTCGCCCATCGCGGCATCTCGGAGGTGCGCAAGGCGGGCGGCAACATGGCGATGTTCGACGAGGCGCTGGGCGCCATGGACGACGCCGGCGAGGGCGATCTGGTCTTTGCCAATTTCGTCGATTTCGACACCGAGTTCGGCCACCGGCGCGATGTCGCCGGCTATGCCGGAGCGCTCGAGGCCTTCGACCGCCGGCTGCCGGAGGCGCTGTCGCGCATCAGGCCGGGTGACCTGCTCATCCTCACCGCCGATCACGGCAATGACCCTACCTGGCGCGGGACCGACCACACGCGGGAACGCGTCCCGGTGATCGGCATCGGGCCGGGGCTGAAGGGCGGCGACATCGGGCTGAGGCCAACCTTCGCCGACATCGGTGAAACCGTCGCCGACCATCTTGGCCTGGCGCCCGGCCGTCACGGCACCTCTTTCCTTGCAACGACAGGCGGCCATGCCTGAACTGCCCGAGGTCGAAACCGTGCGGCGGGGGCTGCAGCCGGTTCTGGAGGGGGCCCGCCTCGTCAACGTCGAGGCGCGCAGGCCCGATCTTCGCTTTCCTTTTCCCGAGCGCTTCTCGGAGCGGCTTACCGGCAAGACCGTGACGGCGCTTGGCCGGCGCGCCAAGTATCTGACGATGCATATCGAAGACGGTCCGGTGCTGATCTGTCATCTCGGCATGTCCGGATCGTTCCGAATCGAAACCGCCGAGGGCAGCGACATCCCCGGCGCCTTTCGCCACGAACGGTCGAAGAGCGCGGCACACGACCATGTCGTGTTCGATGTCGCCTCGCCGAAGGGCGAGCGGTCCCGTGTCATCTTCAACGACCCGCGCCGTTTCGGCTTCATGCTGTTTGCCGAGGGGGCGCCGGACGCGCATCCGATGCTGGCCGGGCTGGGCATCGAGCCGACCGGCAACGCGCTCGACGGCCCCCTGCTCGCCTCGCTGCTCAAGGGCCGCAGATCGCCGCTCAAGGCAGCACTGCTCGACCAGCGGCTGATCGCGGGGCTCGGCAATATATATGTGTCGGAGGCGCTGTGGCGCGCCGGCCTGTCGCCGCTGCGCGAAGCCGGCACCATCGCCGGCTCCGGCAAGAAAGCCAAAGAGCAATGCGAACGCCTGGCCGAAGCGATCCGCTCGGTCATCGCCGATGCGATCGCCGCCGGCGGATCGTCGCTGCGCGACTATGTCCAGGCCGATGGATCGCTCGGCTATTTCCAGCATTCCTTCGCCGTTTACGACCGCGAGGGCGAGTCATGTCCGAAGCCAGGGTGCGGCGGCCATATCGAGCGCATCGTGCAGAGCGGCCGCTCGACATTCTATTGCCGGACCTGTCAGCGGTGAGCTAGACCGGTCTCCTCAACCGAAGCGAGGAGACCACGCCATGACCTATGAAACCATTCTCGCGGAGACACGCGGCAAGGTCGGGCTGATCACGCTGAACCGGCCGAAGGCGCTCAACGCGCTGAATTCGCAGGTGATGACGGAAGTCGTAGCCGCGGTGAATGCGTTCAACGCCGATGCCGGCATCGGCGCGATGGTCCTTACGGGTTCGGAAAAGGCCTTCGCCGCCGGCGCCGACATCAAGGAAATGCAGGCGATCGCCTTCGTGGACGCCTATACCCAAGACTTCTTCGTCGGCTGGGAAGAGCTCACGCGTGCCCGCAAGCCGATCATCGCGGCGGTGGCCGGCTACGCGCTGGGCGGCGGCTGCGAACTGGCCATGATGTGCGATTTCATCATCGCCGCCGACAATGCGAAGTTCGGCCAACCCGAAATTACGCTCGGCGTCATGCCGGGCATGGGCGGATCGCAGCGGCTGACCCGCTTCGTCGGCAAGTCGAAGGCGATGGATATGTGCCTGACCGGACGGATGATGGACGCCGCCGAAGCCGAACGCTGCGGGCTGGTGTCGCGGGTCGTGCCGGCCGGCGAACTGGTCGAGGAAGCGATGAAGGCGGCGGCGAAGATCGCTGATTTTTCACTGCCATCGGTGATGATGACCAAGGAAGCCGTCAACCGGTCCTATGAGACGACGCTTGCCGAAGGCCTGCGCTTCGAGCGCCGCCTGTTCCATTCGCTGTTCGCGCTCGACGACCAGAAGGAAGGCATGGCCGCCTTCGTCGAGAAGCGGAAGCCGAACTTCACCAACCGCTAGGTGTTGCCAAAAAGACCGCGACGCGGCGTTGACGCGCCGGAAAAGCTGAACTATAAGCCGCACCAACCGAGGCGGCCCCGTGGCTGCCCGTTTGTTTTTTGCGCCCTGCGGCACCCCGCTGGCGCCCACCAGATCAGAAGAGAGGCATCATGGCCAATACGTCTTCGGCCAAAAAGGCAACGCGCAAGATCGCCCGCCGCGCGGCGATCAACAAGAACCGCCGCTCGCGCGTCCGCACCTATGTCCGCCAGGTCGAAGAGGCGCTCGCCGCCGGCGACAAGGCCGCGGCGCTGGAAGCCTTCAAGGCCGCGGAGCCGGAATTGATGCGTGCCGCCACCAAGGGCGTCATCCACAAGAACACGGCGTCCCGCAAGGTTTCGCGCCTGGCCCAGCGCGTCAAGGTGCTGTCGGCCTGACCGACTTCCATTCGGAACCGTTATCTTTGAACCCGGCCGCGCAGGCCGGGTTTTTTCGTTTGCCGGCAAGTACTTAAAAAGAACGTCCGCGTAACGACGTCCGGTCCGAATTTCAAAGTTGCGAATATTTTGCCGGCATATACATAATCGCTGATATCTTCGCCTGCCGGATACAGGCATGGCCGCAAATTGGCCTGTCACAAATTCTGCTTATTTTTCAAAAGATTACGGATGGTCATCCACAGCTTGTTCAACGCGCGCAGGAGCGGCGGGGGACAAGTAGCTGTCAAGCGAATTATTTCAGAAAATTTCGTATCGGCCGGCCTTTTTCATATTCGCCGGAAAAGGGTTTGAATCACAATGGCTTTGTCAAAAGCTGTCCCAACGGCACCTGCTTCGAACGCGTCTCCGCTAACCAGATTCGTTAAAAATCGGTTAGACGTGGCCTTGCCCTATCCACAGCGATTTCGGTAATGTCCATCCATCGAAGGGACGGGCATTCAGCCCCTGACCCAGCCTGAATCGGCCACCAAAAAATGGCGGAATTCATGACGTGGAGTAATTCCGCGTGCGGCTTGGTTTGTCTCTTCGGTGGGTAGGGGACTGGCGTAATTGTACATCGCAGTCGACGTTGGGCCGGCGTTTTCGCCGGACGGCGTTGTATTGCCTTGGCATGATCAAGCCGGCTGGCAAGAGCCGGCATCGGTCCCTTGCGCAACGTTGCGACAAGATCGCCGGCGGCGGCGATGGAGATGCAGCGAAAACGTCGCCGGACCAGAGGGTGCAGGAGGCGCACTCCCGGCGGGAAAAAGGGTACGAGAAGACAAGGAACGTTGATCATGCAGAGCGGCATCGAAAGGGAGATAGCGAGCGAACTCCCATTCCCTACAACCTTCGTCGGAGGGGACGGCATGGCGGCATCCAGCGACGCTGAACAGAAGTTCGAGCGGGTCAAGGCCCAGCTTAAGGCGCGTCTGGGAGCCGAGGTCTATTCGAGCTGGTTTGGCCGCATGAAGGTTGCCGAGGCTTCGCGCGGCATTGTCCGTATTTCCGTGCCCACGGCCTTCCTGCGGTCGTGGATCAACGGCCACTATCTCGACCTTATTGCCGAACTTTGGAGGCATGAGGATGCCGACGTTCTCAAGATCGAGATCGTCGTGCGGACCGCCACGCGCCAAGGCCGCAACAATGTCGAGCCGGAGATCGCGCCGGCGCGCAAGATGACCAAACAGACGCAGACCGTGCTCGCCGCCGGCACCGCAAGCAACGGCCGGGTGGAGCGGGCGCCGGCGCCTCGCCAGGGCGGCGCGCCGGTGGAGACCGAGTTCCGCCACAATGTGCTGGGGTCACCACTCGACCCGCGCTACACTTTCGCCTCGTTCATCGAAGGACCCTCGAACCGGGTCGCCTTCGCGGCCGCCAAGGCGGTGGCGGAATCGCAGTCGAGCGCCGTGCGCTTCAACCCGCTCTTCCTTCACGCGACCGTCGGACTGGGCAAGACGCACCTTTTGCAGGCGATCGCGGCGGAATCGCTGCGGCACAACCCGAAATCGCGCGTGGTCTATCTAACGGCGGAATATTTCATGTGGCGCTTCGCCACCGCCATCCGCGACAACAATGCGCTCACCCTCAAAGAGCAATTGCGCGATATCGATCTTCTGATCATCGACGACATGCAGTTCCTGCAGGGCAAGTCGATCCAGCATGAGTTCTGCCACCTGATCAACATGCTGCTCGACAGCGCCAAGCAGGTGGTGGTCGCCGCCGACCGGCCGCCGTCGGAACTGGAATCGCTGGAGCCGCGCGTGCGTTCGCGCCTCAATGGCGGCGTGGCGCTCGAAATGTCGGCGCCGGATTTCGCCATGCGCCTCGGCATGCTGAAGCTGCGCCTCGCCACCGCCAAGGTCGACGATGCCTCGCTCGACATTTCGGACGATATCCTCGATCACGTCGCGCGCACGGTGACAGGCAGCGGACGCGAGCTCGAAGGCGCCTTCAACCAGCTTCTGTTCCGCCAGTCCTTCGAGCCGCAGATCACCATCGACCGCATCGACGAGATCCTCGGCCACATCTACCGCTCGGGCGAGCCAAAGCGGGTGCGCATCGAGGACATCCAGCGCATCGTGGCGCGCCACTACAACGTGTCGAAGACGGAGCTGCTGTCCAACCGGCGCACGCGCACCATCGTCAAGCCGCGGCAGGTGGCAATGTATCTGTCGAAGGTGATGACGCCGCGCTCGCTGCCGGAAATCGGGCGGCGTTTCGGCGGCCGCGACCACACGACGGTGCTCCATGCCGTGCGCAAGATCGAGGATCTTTCCGGTGCCGACAACACGCTGGCGCAGGAGCTCGAACTGCTCCGAAGGCTGATCAACGAGCAGGCCTGAGCGGTCCGAAAAAGGGGCGGCGGCGCAGTTCGCCGGCTTTATCCCCAGAAAGCCCGCGCAACCGGCCGGAACCGGTGTCGCGGGCTTGCGTTTGCAGGCTTTTTACTGTCAGCTTACACAGATTCTGAGCTTTTCGGAGCTGTCGCGGGATGCCACCCCTTGGTGCCCCGCCCATTCATTGAAGCGAGCCTGTTTCGTCATGCGTGTTATCCTGGAACGGTCCAATCTCCTGAAGTCCCTCAACCACGTTCATCGCGTGGTGGAGCGGCGCAACACCATACCGATCCTGTCGAATGTGCTGCTCAGCGCAGAAGGCGCGAGCCTCGAGATGAAAGCGACCGACCTCGACCTCGAGGTGACGGAAGCCACGCCCGCCAAGGTCGAGCGCGGCGGCGCGACGACGGTCCCGGCGCATCTGCTCTACGACATCGTGCGCAAGCTCGCCGACGGCGCCGAGGTCATGCTGAAGACCGACGAGGACGGCAATGCGATGACGGTCACGTCAGGCCGCTCCAGCTTCCGCCTGCAGTGCCTGCCGCAGTCCGATTTCCCGGAACTTTCGGCCGGCTCCTTCTCGCACATCTTCCGGCTCGACTCGGCGGCGCTCAAAGGCCTGATCGAGAAGACCCAGTTCGCCATCTCGACCGAAGAGACGCGCTACTATCTCAACGGCATCTTCCTGCACACGCATGAGGTGGGCGGCAAGCTGAAGCTGCGCTCGGTCGCGACCGACGGGCACCGCCTGGCGCGCGCCGAAATCGACGCGCCGGCAGGCTCCGAAGGCATGCCCGGCATCATCATCCCGCGCAAGACGGTGAGCGAGCTGCAGAAGCTGGTCGACGACCCGGATGTGGCGGTGACGACGGAGCTGTCGGACACCAAGATCCGCTTCACCATCGGCAGCGTCATCCTGACTTCGAAGCTGATCGACGGCACCTTCCCCGACTATCAGCGCGTCATCCCGACCGGCAACGACAAGAAGCTGATCATCGACCGCCAGAGCTTCGCCGCCGCCGTCGACCGCGTCTCGACCATTTCGTCGGAGCGCGGCCGGGCAGTGAAAATGTCGATCAACGACGGCCAGCTCACGCTCGCCGTCAACAATCCGGATTCGGGCAGCGCCACCGAGGAGCTGGCGGCCGACTATTCGTCCGATCCGATCGAGATCGGCTTCAACGCCAAATATCTGCTCGACGTCGCCGCCCAACTCACCGGTTCGGAGGCGAAGTTCATGCTGGCGGATGCCGGGTCGCCGACGCTGATCCACGACATGGCCGACGAGACCGCGCTCTATGTGCTGATGCCGATGCGGGTGTAGCGCATCGGGTTTCGCGCCGGCTGGCGATGGAATGATGATTGCGGCGGCTTGCACGGGCGGACAGCGGTTGCCGGAACAGACCCATATAAGTAAGCTAACACTTACAAACTTCCGCAACTATGCGGGACTTTCGCTCGAGCTCGACCCTGGCGCCGTGGTGCTGTCCGGCGACAATGGCGCCGGCAAGACCAATCTGCTCGAAGCCATCTCGCTGCTGACGCCCGGACGCGGGCTGCGCCGCGCGCCCTATGCCGACGTGGCGCGCGAAGGCGGCGATGGCGGCTTTGCCCTGCATGCCCGGATCGAGGGGCCGGAAGGCCAGGTCGAAATCGGCACCGGCGTTTCCGGTGCAGATGCCACCGGAGAAGGCGGCAGACGCGTTCGCATCAACGGCGCGCCGGCGAAGTCGGCTGACGATATGCTGGAGTGGCTGCGGGTCGTCTGGC from Mesorhizobium sp. M1E.F.Ca.ET.045.02.1.1 includes the following:
- a CDS encoding phosphopentomutase, whose translation is MARAFLFVLDSFGIGGAADAGRYGDTGANTFGHIAQACAEGRADREGLRRGPLAVPNMVSLGLARAAETATGLKLDLDMPLLASSFHGAAQEVSSGKDTPSGHWEIAGLPVRFDWGYFPDTAPAFPAALTEAIIREGQVPGILGDCHAPGTEIIERFGEEHIRTGKPICYTSVDSVLQIAAHETHFGLERLYELCLTVRRLVDPLKIGRVIARPFVGETSATFQRTHNRRDYAVPPPEPTLLDRLTKRGSKVIAVGKIGDIFAHRGISEVRKAGGNMAMFDEALGAMDDAGEGDLVFANFVDFDTEFGHRRDVAGYAGALEAFDRRLPEALSRIRPGDLLILTADHGNDPTWRGTDHTRERVPVIGIGPGLKGGDIGLRPTFADIGETVADHLGLAPGRHGTSFLATTGGHA
- the mutM gene encoding bifunctional DNA-formamidopyrimidine glycosylase/DNA-(apurinic or apyrimidinic site) lyase gives rise to the protein MPELPEVETVRRGLQPVLEGARLVNVEARRPDLRFPFPERFSERLTGKTVTALGRRAKYLTMHIEDGPVLICHLGMSGSFRIETAEGSDIPGAFRHERSKSAAHDHVVFDVASPKGERSRVIFNDPRRFGFMLFAEGAPDAHPMLAGLGIEPTGNALDGPLLASLLKGRRSPLKAALLDQRLIAGLGNIYVSEALWRAGLSPLREAGTIAGSGKKAKEQCERLAEAIRSVIADAIAAGGSSLRDYVQADGSLGYFQHSFAVYDREGESCPKPGCGGHIERIVQSGRSTFYCRTCQR
- a CDS encoding enoyl-CoA hydratase, with product MTYETILAETRGKVGLITLNRPKALNALNSQVMTEVVAAVNAFNADAGIGAMVLTGSEKAFAAGADIKEMQAIAFVDAYTQDFFVGWEELTRARKPIIAAVAGYALGGGCELAMMCDFIIAADNAKFGQPEITLGVMPGMGGSQRLTRFVGKSKAMDMCLTGRMMDAAEAERCGLVSRVVPAGELVEEAMKAAAKIADFSLPSVMMTKEAVNRSYETTLAEGLRFERRLFHSLFALDDQKEGMAAFVEKRKPNFTNR
- the rpsT gene encoding 30S ribosomal protein S20 encodes the protein MANTSSAKKATRKIARRAAINKNRRSRVRTYVRQVEEALAAGDKAAALEAFKAAEPELMRAATKGVIHKNTASRKVSRLAQRVKVLSA
- the dnaA gene encoding chromosomal replication initiator protein DnaA — protein: MAASSDAEQKFERVKAQLKARLGAEVYSSWFGRMKVAEASRGIVRISVPTAFLRSWINGHYLDLIAELWRHEDADVLKIEIVVRTATRQGRNNVEPEIAPARKMTKQTQTVLAAGTASNGRVERAPAPRQGGAPVETEFRHNVLGSPLDPRYTFASFIEGPSNRVAFAAAKAVAESQSSAVRFNPLFLHATVGLGKTHLLQAIAAESLRHNPKSRVVYLTAEYFMWRFATAIRDNNALTLKEQLRDIDLLIIDDMQFLQGKSIQHEFCHLINMLLDSAKQVVVAADRPPSELESLEPRVRSRLNGGVALEMSAPDFAMRLGMLKLRLATAKVDDASLDISDDILDHVARTVTGSGRELEGAFNQLLFRQSFEPQITIDRIDEILGHIYRSGEPKRVRIEDIQRIVARHYNVSKTELLSNRRTRTIVKPRQVAMYLSKVMTPRSLPEIGRRFGGRDHTTVLHAVRKIEDLSGADNTLAQELELLRRLINEQA
- the dnaN gene encoding DNA polymerase III subunit beta; protein product: MRVILERSNLLKSLNHVHRVVERRNTIPILSNVLLSAEGASLEMKATDLDLEVTEATPAKVERGGATTVPAHLLYDIVRKLADGAEVMLKTDEDGNAMTVTSGRSSFRLQCLPQSDFPELSAGSFSHIFRLDSAALKGLIEKTQFAISTEETRYYLNGIFLHTHEVGGKLKLRSVATDGHRLARAEIDAPAGSEGMPGIIIPRKTVSELQKLVDDPDVAVTTELSDTKIRFTIGSVILTSKLIDGTFPDYQRVIPTGNDKKLIIDRQSFAAAVDRVSTISSERGRAVKMSINDGQLTLAVNNPDSGSATEELAADYSSDPIEIGFNAKYLLDVAAQLTGSEAKFMLADAGSPTLIHDMADETALYVLMPMRV